One window from the genome of Variovorax sp. PAMC26660 encodes:
- a CDS encoding GMC family oxidoreductase, translated as MNDANDYDYIIVGAGSAGCALAARLSARPATRVLLLEAGGKDSNPLFRLPMLMGKLFQSGIYNWHFHTEPEPNLNGRKLYWPRGKVLGGTSTINGMIYVRGGRQDYDGWAAMGNPGWSYKDVLPAFKRSEGHIQREGVFHNTQGELTVCRARGWNALLDVFCEAGKQAGYPLNDDFNGPTQLGFGRYDFTIKKGKRWSTSFAFLRPALKRSNLKVVTRALTHKVIIEKSKAVGVAYEVQGQMQTVRARKEVILCAGVVGSPHLLMLSGVGPRAELEQHDIPVLKALPGVGGNLQDHVDCVMAYECKQPVTLYKDLRFDKIAFSVVQGMLFGEGITTTFPYEAGAFIKTSPGLANPDVQLHFMPALEKTANLYFPNPFKKTSIEAKHGFTLRVGPVNPNSKGRIRLRSGRPTDAPLIQPNYLDTDFDRKTMVNAIRATRQVIDQPAFDAYRGKEIAPGPDKQSDEDLMAWLRATAMTTFHPVGTCKMGNDDMAVVDHRLKVHGIANLRVADASIMPIISSGNTNAPAIMIGEKCAEFILAGQ; from the coding sequence ATGAACGACGCGAACGACTACGACTACATCATCGTGGGCGCGGGCTCTGCCGGCTGCGCCCTCGCCGCGCGGCTCAGCGCCCGGCCCGCCACGCGTGTGCTGCTGCTCGAAGCCGGCGGCAAAGACTCGAACCCGCTGTTCCGCCTGCCGATGCTGATGGGCAAGCTGTTCCAGTCCGGCATCTACAACTGGCACTTCCACACCGAGCCCGAGCCCAACCTCAACGGCCGCAAGCTCTACTGGCCGCGCGGCAAGGTGCTGGGCGGCACGTCGACCATCAACGGAATGATCTATGTGCGTGGCGGCAGGCAGGACTACGACGGCTGGGCCGCCATGGGCAACCCCGGCTGGTCGTACAAGGACGTGCTGCCAGCCTTCAAGCGCTCCGAAGGCCACATCCAGCGCGAAGGCGTGTTCCACAACACGCAAGGCGAGCTGACGGTGTGCCGCGCGCGCGGCTGGAATGCATTGCTCGACGTGTTCTGCGAAGCGGGCAAGCAGGCCGGCTACCCGCTGAACGACGACTTCAACGGCCCTACCCAACTGGGCTTCGGGCGCTACGACTTCACCATCAAGAAGGGCAAGCGCTGGTCCACGTCGTTCGCCTTCCTGCGGCCAGCGCTCAAGCGCAGCAACCTCAAGGTCGTCACGCGCGCCCTGACGCACAAGGTGATCATCGAGAAGTCGAAGGCCGTGGGCGTGGCCTACGAAGTCCAGGGCCAGATGCAGACGGTGCGCGCCCGCAAGGAAGTGATTCTTTGCGCCGGCGTCGTCGGCTCGCCACATCTGCTGATGCTGTCCGGCGTTGGCCCGCGGGCCGAGCTGGAACAGCACGACATTCCGGTGCTGAAGGCCCTGCCCGGCGTGGGCGGCAACCTGCAGGACCATGTCGATTGCGTCATGGCCTACGAATGCAAGCAGCCCGTCACGCTCTACAAGGATCTGCGCTTCGACAAGATCGCGTTCTCGGTCGTGCAAGGCATGCTGTTCGGGGAAGGCATCACCACCACCTTTCCGTACGAGGCCGGCGCCTTCATCAAGACCTCGCCCGGGCTTGCGAACCCCGATGTGCAACTGCACTTCATGCCCGCGCTTGAGAAGACGGCCAACCTGTATTTTCCGAACCCGTTCAAGAAGACCAGCATCGAGGCCAAGCATGGCTTCACGCTGCGCGTGGGGCCGGTCAACCCCAACAGCAAGGGCCGCATCCGCCTGCGCTCGGGTCGCCCCACCGACGCACCGCTGATCCAGCCCAACTACCTGGACACCGACTTCGACCGCAAGACCATGGTCAATGCGATCCGCGCAACGCGACAGGTCATCGATCAACCCGCGTTCGACGCCTACCGTGGCAAGGAAATTGCACCCGGCCCGGACAAGCAAAGCGACGAAGACCTGATGGCCTGGCTGCGCGCCACCGCCATGACGACCTTCCACCCGGTCGGCACCTGCAAGATGGGCAACGACGACATGGCGGTGGTCGACCACCGCCTCAAGGTGCACGGCATCGCCAACCTGCGCGTGGCCGACGCTTCGATCATGCCGATCATCTCGAGCGGCAACACCAATGCTCCGGCCATCATGATCGGCGAGAAGTGCGCCGAATTCATCCTGGCCGGCCAGTAG
- a CDS encoding TetR/AcrR family transcriptional regulator yields the protein MRDTKPAPSTTPETTADREIRAGNKRKILKAASEVFAAKGFDGARIAEIATVAGLPKANVYYYYATKEELYSATFAPLLEEWDSALRILKVETEPAVALRAYVEAKLKLGRKNPLEARLFANEVVRGGAFLSAADRAHIAKSTAASIEVFEAWMAAKKIRKIDPQHFLFLLWASTQFYADYEPIVNAVLQVKKMTAAHYDKALESIVSTVLGGVLLD from the coding sequence ATGCGCGACACCAAACCTGCACCATCCACGACGCCGGAAACCACCGCGGACAGAGAGATCAGGGCGGGCAACAAACGCAAGATCCTGAAAGCGGCCAGCGAGGTGTTTGCGGCCAAGGGCTTCGACGGTGCACGCATCGCCGAGATCGCCACCGTCGCGGGCCTGCCCAAGGCCAACGTCTATTACTACTACGCGACCAAGGAAGAGCTGTACAGCGCCACCTTCGCGCCGCTGCTGGAAGAGTGGGACAGCGCACTGCGAATCCTCAAGGTCGAGACCGAGCCCGCCGTGGCATTGCGTGCGTATGTCGAAGCCAAGCTGAAGCTGGGCCGCAAGAACCCGCTGGAGGCGCGGCTGTTCGCCAACGAGGTGGTGCGCGGCGGTGCCTTCCTGTCAGCGGCGGACCGCGCGCACATCGCCAAGAGCACGGCCGCCAGCATCGAGGTCTTCGAGGCCTGGATGGCCGCCAAGAAGATCCGCAAGATCGACCCGCAGCACTTTCTGTTTCTGCTCTGGGCCTCGACCCAGTTCTATGCCGACTACGAACCCATCGTGAACGCGGTGTTGCAGGTGAAGAAGATGACCGCCGCGCACTACGACAAGGCGCTCGAAAGCATCGTCAGCACGGTGCTGGGCGGCGTGCTGCTCGACTGA
- a CDS encoding GDYXXLXY domain-containing protein: MTAPSPLLMQRAIDDGLLPPDAQWPQDESRPWPVLLLTALGAWLAVLPLLGAVGLAFGDTLLKQGPALYVLGLGLLAASVLILRQRGVALFVEQLCLPAMVLGLCCLGWALFRDSSIFIGALGMCVVSLVLAWLAPLHWLRTLLGLLLGVFLTVAAMAWSSDDKSFWDLLWLERLRWTWWLYAHVGLAVWLLVLYLLPRLPGARTGSLLTSLADGWCVQLLLTLVLLSGATFMLGGMVPGGDMGQELVGVDAMSGATAKLQNLVSVLCAAGAAVLLGRGWPALRQAPVLGLGVALLLAVLCGFVPNLGAVCLCAAALAVTRRWRLAALGCAAALWIVGSFYYQLTWSLADKALLMVAIGAALGALAWLASRSASSADAATAAPVAHAAPVTSVWWKNKQLAGIALAGVATLLVANVAIFDKENTIRNGRPVFVRLAPVDPRSLMQGDYMRLNFALPDRWSLSERPDGGHRPTVLVRPDPALPSAYTLHLPSADEPRQDGDLEVPLSAKDGNWVFVTDAWFFKEGDAERFTHARYGEFRILPNGSALLVGMADEQLQPIR; this comes from the coding sequence ATGACCGCACCGTCCCCACTCCTCATGCAACGCGCGATCGACGATGGCCTGCTGCCGCCGGACGCGCAATGGCCGCAGGACGAATCCCGCCCCTGGCCGGTGCTGCTGCTGACCGCGCTGGGCGCCTGGCTCGCCGTGCTGCCGCTGCTGGGCGCGGTGGGCCTGGCCTTCGGCGACACGTTGCTGAAACAGGGCCCTGCCCTGTATGTGCTCGGCCTCGGCCTGCTGGCGGCCAGCGTGCTCATCCTGCGCCAGCGCGGCGTGGCGCTGTTCGTCGAACAGCTCTGCCTGCCGGCCATGGTGCTGGGCCTGTGCTGCCTGGGGTGGGCGCTGTTCCGCGACAGTTCGATTTTCATTGGCGCGCTGGGCATGTGCGTCGTCAGCCTGGTGCTGGCTTGGCTCGCGCCGCTGCACTGGCTGCGCACGCTGCTGGGCCTGTTGCTGGGCGTGTTCCTGACCGTCGCCGCCATGGCCTGGTCGAGTGACGACAAGAGCTTCTGGGATCTGCTCTGGCTCGAGCGCTTGCGCTGGACCTGGTGGCTCTACGCCCATGTCGGCCTGGCCGTGTGGTTGCTGGTGCTGTACCTCCTGCCACGGTTGCCGGGCGCGCGCACCGGCAGCCTGCTGACGAGCCTGGCGGACGGCTGGTGCGTGCAGCTCCTGCTGACACTGGTGCTGCTGTCGGGTGCCACCTTCATGCTGGGCGGCATGGTCCCGGGCGGCGACATGGGGCAAGAACTCGTCGGCGTCGATGCCATGTCAGGCGCGACAGCCAAGCTCCAGAACCTGGTGTCGGTGCTGTGCGCGGCAGGTGCGGCCGTGCTGCTGGGCCGTGGCTGGCCGGCGCTGCGCCAAGCCCCCGTGCTGGGCCTGGGCGTGGCCCTGCTGCTGGCGGTGCTGTGCGGCTTCGTGCCCAACCTCGGCGCAGTCTGCCTTTGCGCTGCTGCACTGGCCGTCACGCGGCGCTGGCGGCTCGCCGCGCTGGGTTGCGCGGCGGCGCTGTGGATCGTGGGCAGCTTCTACTACCAGCTCACCTGGTCGCTGGCGGACAAGGCGCTGCTGATGGTCGCCATCGGCGCTGCGCTGGGGGCGTTGGCCTGGCTGGCATCGCGCAGCGCATCGTCCGCCGATGCGGCGACCGCTGCGCCTGTTGCACACGCGGCGCCCGTCACCAGCGTCTGGTGGAAGAACAAGCAGCTCGCGGGCATCGCTTTGGCAGGCGTGGCCACGCTGCTGGTGGCCAACGTCGCGATCTTCGACAAGGAAAACACCATCCGCAACGGCCGGCCCGTGTTCGTGCGGCTGGCACCGGTCGATCCGCGCTCGCTCATGCAGGGCGACTACATGCGGCTGAACTTCGCATTGCCTGACCGATGGAGCCTGAGCGAGCGCCCGGATGGCGGCCATCGCCCGACCGTGCTGGTGCGGCCCGATCCGGCCCTGCCGTCGGCCTACACCCTGCATCTGCCCTCGGCCGACGAGCCGCGGCAGGACGGCGACCTCGAAGTGCCGCTCAGCGCGAAAGACGGCAACTGGGTCTTCGTCACCGATGCATGGTTCTTCAAGGAGGGCGATGCGGAACGGTTCACGCATGCGCGCTACGGCGAGTTCCGCATCCTGCCCAACGGCTCGGCCCTGCTGGTGGGCATGGCGGACGAGCAACTGCAGCCGATCCGCTAG